The sequence CGATTGATGAATGCAGAATCTCGAGCTTCTAGGTGGAAGTTAATAGCTATATGTAGCTAGATCGTGTTTATCTTTTATGTTATGTATTTCAATTAGTGTTTAAATTAGTGTTTAATTCCTATGTAGCTGGATCGTGTATGTAATGGCTTAAAAAAGCAGCTTTGGTTGACAGTTAACGCGATGTAATAACACTTATTTCAAGTGTTTCTTTTCTTTTGTGTTGTAGTGGATTAAGAATCTTGATAAAGTAATGGAATCTGGATAAATCAATTTTACTTCAAAAGCAAAAGCAATACATGACTGTAACCATTCATAAATCAAAAGCAAAAGCAAAAGCATGGCTGTAAAAGTTTACTTCAAAAGAAAAGGCAAAAgcaataaataatagtttacaatacatggCTGTAAAATTCACCATTCAATACACTTCAAAAGCAAATAACCATTCAATACACTTCAATTACAATACATGGCTGTAACTAGTCAATAACCATTAAATACATTCGAAGTCATTACAAAAAGTTACATGGTTCATAAGTACATGTCAAGTCATTACAAAAGATACATTAACAAAAGCTTGTTAACAGCATACATTACAAAAGCTTGTTAACAAAAGCTAGTTAACAGTTTACAAACAAAAGTCATTACAAAATACCAAGTCATTACAAAAGATTGCTACAAAAGATTGTTAACTGCCATCTTGACTTCCACTTGTTAGATTTGACTAGGTTTGACTACCACTTTCCACATTTGACTTCCACCAGCTACATTTTTACTTCCACTTGGACATCCTCTTTTGTTATGCCCATATATTCCACAAGTTCCacattttatgctctttccctttcTAGACAACTTACCACCATTGTTAAGACTTTCCCTTTCCTCAAAACCTTTTATCCTATTTTTTTTTAGTCTACCAACTGAAGGTGTAAATAATGGTGGTAGTAATGGCAAAGAGATACTTGATTTAGGCCACAAAGATCTATCATTAAGTGGATTAATGGTGAAACAATATGCTCTGTTCCAGGTGTCTAAATAGTAAATAGGATCAAACCATCTCTCAAGTGGACCAACATCTTGTGAATTAGTTGCCATGTTCCAAAAGCATGCCACAGCATGCTTGCATGGTATCCCTGTGATTTCCCATTTCCTACAAGCACACCTTCTTTCCCCTATGTCAACTACACATTGTTCACCATGAAGTCCATTGACTTGATAAAGATTACTACCACTCCAAAGAACTCTGCATAGGTGAGCATCCTTCTTAATTGATTCAAACAGTTTTGTTGCACTTGGGGTCAGTGGTCCATTACATTTAGCAACTTTGTTTATCCCTGTGACTATCCTTTTCATTAGGTACTCTCTCACATACTCTAATGCAGTGATTATAGGCTTGTCTCTAGCATCAAGTAACCATCGATTTAAAACCTCACACATGTTATTCAATAGAACATCTGACTTTGCCCTTCCTGTATCATTTATACTCATCTTATTCAATTAATAAACATCAATAAACATCAAAGTATAATTATCCAAAGTAGATATATTTACCTGAAAAATGACTTTTTGCCCAACAGCTTGGAGGTATCTTACCTAAGTATGTGTGTGCAGCTACATTGAAACCTTTTAACTCAAGCATGGCCTTTTCAAAATAAGGAACAGTAGTGGCACTAGCACACTTCCACAGGAGTTGTTTATAAGCTGCACCCCTAAAACCTTTTGTCTTCATATTTTCATGAATGTGCCTTAAGCAAAACCTATGTTCAGCACACGGATACATCCTTGCAACAGCTTGAAGTAAACCCTAAAACATTACATAAGCAGTTGATATACAATTGATAAAACATTACATAAACAATTGATAAAGAATTGATAAACAATTGAAGTAAGTACCTTTTGTCTATCACTAATGAAAGTGAAGTTTGATTGTCTTGTTAACCCTAGATCATCACCCAAACACTCCAAAAACCAACTCCATGAGTTGTAATTTTCTTGCTCCACAATTGCATAAGCCACTGGATAGATACTGTTGTTTGAATCCAATCCTACTGCAGTCAATATATGTCCAGTTGCTGGTGGTTTCATGTGTGCACCATCCATTCCAAGTAGGTCTCTCCCCATTGCATTGAAGCCTTGTTTCAAAGGACCCAAACATATATATATTCTCTTAAAAACTCTAGTTGTTTCATCGGGATCACATGGTTCAGTTAAAATTTTAACTGTTGTACCTGGGTTGCATCTAATTAGTTCTAACCCATAACTTCTAATATTTGCATATTGGCTTTTGTAGCTACCtctcatgtgatgacccgggaatttccgaccaaatttaaacataatcttatatgattcgactcgataagcaaagtctattaaaccgaatctcattatgtttgaactatttcatgataacatttgacctttaactatttccgacgattcacgaacctttaattgtaactaagaatgtaaatataaataattatatataaaactaattatattagtattaatgaactattaagtaattttgttattataaaagataacatttaataactaaagattttcattttgaatatatatagtatattgtatataaatgattcaaacatattttaccaacgttatcaaaatattaaatgtacaatgttatactttgtagttaattgtttaatatacataattaatcatctactcaacatttaaaacatgattttatatatatggtagtatacatatatacataaatataactatatatatatgattttatacataattattatattatgtatatgtagaaatttataatatatctatgatgaaataatgtactattttaataaatatatataatacttacatatataaaacatttatatttttcataattacatacataagtataatataattagtatgtaaataaatattataatatatttatattaaaatgcataaatatataatattcagtatatgttacaatacatattacataattattaaatattacataataatagatgatattaataaattaaatttaaatacaaatatagttgttgtagtaatgttatttgtatcgtcaaatatcaatatttgtattcataatatcactttatatcatataaagatgaaattggatgtataaattagattattattactaatattattattatcgataaaatattaatattatcataattagtatggtattattattattattattattattattattattattattattattattattattattattattattatcatttttacaattattattatcattaatattatatttatcattattattaattttattaatattattagatattaatagtattgttattatatattattattattaattaaaaaaaacagtagggatctatattatacgcttgacctctgtatcctttatctctattattattattattatttttgtttctttcctgctccaaactcgtgaacctgtgttgacattttctccattttttatcaaccgatctctattattacaaaatgattatgtataattgcaaatcaaataaaaaggaaatccaatgggattaaagagcacagcgatattttttttttcttcttctctgcacgctccaattttttttttctcttaattcaatttcgaataaagtttcaaaatctaaaaatgcagaaaggttagaaatctttctttgaatctatctgcaaactctcaactctcaaatctttatatcgatcttgaattttgaagtcaaagtttagtttaaaaaaagtcaacaattgttcttgagacaaattcgcgttcgtgtatatgtttctgatcaaattgacgattccagtagtttttatacatgtttagaaaactatttcgtgttataaacattatctataatgttatctattacgaaatcaattttttttgttttgttccaagaaccgacgctgcagtaggcctttagtgttttttttttttattttagaacccaaattattttttttctgtaatgttttgaagctttaaaaggaacactgattttttttttttttttttttttggttattgatgttttgttgaatccgtgagacttgtggagaagaagaggaatagaagaaaaacagtttatatataaaatttaaattcgatattagtacagagaatcagaattggtgggatggtcgagagtgtttgcgtgtgagcatgtggtcacgagatcgagtccagaggacggtagtttcttttttttttttgaaactcttttcatgtgaggtagttttcttttctaattttattattgttattatatattaattattattagtattattattattattgtgattgttttgattgttattgttattgttattattagtatcatacttgttatcatatttgaaagtattatagacattactattattattatgataggtattaataatattattattagtaataaacttatcattttagtattttatcatcattaggattatgattatcattattattattatgaaggaaataaaaatatattattatcatcaatattagaatttgtaccggtttataaataatagtatcatcagtacatttacaattaataatatcatatttatcagtatcatcattaatatttactagtattattatgattatcatttatcattttataaatattagaacccttattattaacataagtatggtattagtattaatattattttagagttattattattagtatcattaacagttatcattttcattttttttgctattagtattatcattattaataaaattattattattattagtaaatcattattatctaaattattattttaacaaataaatcttttgtacactatatatatacttatggtatatactaggattgtattaataattcacataacaaactaataaaatttcataaatacaatactaaccacaaatatatgtatataaatatattaatgtcactatttatataaacgtaaatcattatagatatatatacataaaatcgatatatatatataaaatataacttaaaatataatataagtatacgttttaaaataaaggttagaataaattctacaaaactataatatataaacaatacatattaataaatgaaattttgtaacttacattatacgtattaatatatacacaattgatataggttcgtgaatccgaggccaaccctgcattgttcaatgacgtcatatgtatttttactacaaaatacagtatcgtgagtttcatttgcctttgtaccctttatatttttgggctgagaatacatgcgcaacttttataactgttttacgaaattgacacaagtacgtgaaactacattctatggttggattatcgaagtcgaatatgcccctttttattaagtctggtaatctaagaattagggaacagacaccctaattgacgcgaatcctaaagatagatctatcgggcccaacaagccccatccaaagtaccggatgttttagtacttcgaaatttatatcatgtccgaaggaggatcccggaatgatggggatattcttatatatgaatattgttaatgtcggttaccaggtgttcaatccatatgaatgatatttttgtctctatgcatgggacgtatgtttatgagaaatggaaatctgaaatcttgtggtctattaaaatgatggaaacgattgtttaagttaaactaatgaactcaccaaccttttggttgacactttaaagcatgtttattctcaggtacgaaagaaatcttccgctgtgtatttgctcattttatagatattacttggagtcattcatggcatatttcaaaagacgttgcattcgagtcgtcgagttcatcaagattattatcaagtcaattatagttggatatattatgaaatggtatgcatgcctgtcaactttcgatgtaatgaaagtttgtcttttcaaaaacgaatgcaatgtttgtaaaatgtatcatatagaggtcaagtatctcgcgatgtaatcaactgttgtgaatcgtttataatcgatatggacttcgtccggatggattaggacgggtcttcacagttggtatcagagcggtggtcttagcgaaccaggtcttgcattagtgagtctaactgatagtcgttagaatgcattaatgagtctggacttcgaccgtgtttgcatgtcaaaagttttgcttatcatttagtgtcgaaaaattatttgcttaccatccttaaagtctaagacacgtcttactgcctttattgcatagacagtgtatagttaaattcatatcttagcgtatctgttattgttacctttgcctgacagcttccgtagattcctccgtagcttatgggattttagtattatatatgcatatgtaaattatgtattgcagggtactaatctacatcctataatctatttcttatcgaaaatccttcatctgatcgtacgagatgaatccctcaaccagttcgagtccatctgatttcgatagctatttcgatagttattccgacagctatttcgatatggatttccactcgagctccgaaagcagagtaaccggaatgaatcgatcaattagccatcatctattctgaatgaattggagatgggttcgtagtcgacttaatcaatggaaacgcgaagaaggcgatcatttccactaaccaaattcacctcttgacaatggacctaaaacgtttaccggcgaacctgttcgagacaccattttctctctcatttccaaagtatctcatcacgatcatatactatctcagattctaaacctcattcatccgctcgtccgaaccgacaatcatcccggtgtaatagaagaagttaacgaacttcgcgcataagttgtagtcttggaaaatatggtgcaaaacgtaccagcttcatccaaatcaccggcaccaacggtaccaccaccaacccaaatttcaatatcacatgcctcaacatctcaatctatacctcgagtataatcatcattctacatgacattctacatcagttatcttcgttcgacatggtgattatgtaatctctaatgttttagagattatttattctagttccaactgaaaactaaatgagtttaatatcatgttaactcattaaattcatgattacatctgaagaaaatatatatgtatatatgtttttataaagattgtaattaaaaattcttttgtacaaactgttaataataaaaatattttaacgggtaggtaatacccgaggaatatttaaatttcacattaataagttacactgtatattcttcgaatctgattcaacagttattcactatcctatttacaaccaccgggatacttatccgttcaccaaagaataactattttcattcaaattcaatttcatatttgaattttgacctatcagaatccaacaagtggcataatgaagaaataatggacacaataaaaattgattagaaacagactaattaacaatattaaattttattaagaaaccacgctaacaaaatcctagctaactgttcctagctaactgttaattccgtattacattttatttatcgcaatttatttatcgcaatttattttatcgcaatttatattctcgcaattttatttattgtcatttaatttctgttatttactttacgcactttatttatcgtcatttaatttctgttatttattttacgcactttaaatatcgggacacgtatacaaggttttgacatatcatatcgacacatctatatatattatttggaatcaccatagacactctatatgcagtaatgatcgagttctctatacagggttgaggttgattctataataatatatatactttgagttgtgatcgagtctgagacatgtacacgggtcacgatacgtattaattaattcaaatattatatattaaactatatatgaatgattgcactgtcaactgtggactatcgactgtggactaataacattggacaattaaaatgaaataaaatattgaatataacatatgaaactaaaaaattcttcaagtttgccacttgatttcgtcttaaacctcatttgtatcttcacgattacattctgcgttcaaacctttcatgattcttgaaaacacctcaatcgataggatgaatcaaccgcacttcatctacggaaggaaagatttatgcatatagttatgcacctgagaaactctcggcaattgagtaaaagttcaacacgtagccgcgtcagatcctttggcatttattaacaaaaacaactttgcgatcccttttcaaaattagccaattttgtcacaactccaacaagtcaacttcgacttttcgtacgaaacaaccttattataacgtttatatatacgcgtgctcttttattgttaccaggtaacctttcatattccatcatattaccatcagcgtttaatcatctaaaaacacaattctcctgaaaccacctcggattaataaccgatgattcagatatcatagcattaaatgcagaggaaacagaaaaatggtagatggtctaaacggacaaaagtttgatgataaagaaaggagtgttaggaacgctcgatagaaaattgggtattgaaaaacagattgagttacccatgaaggagaccaaggacaaatacaaggaccaaatcctatattcaaaggattcaggtaattctggatccgttgaaatctttagagaatatcttgctccgaagtcatgttaaaatcttgcggaaaatctttctccatcaaccgtcgaacttagaaattccaaaatatcatcatcaatatctttgatatttctgaggatattttcataaatattctcgtccgaaattatatacctcttcgtgcttcctgtgtatcaatatattggaaacattcaatagaaaatatagtaccgaaaagcagattatgcgaaactatgaagaaagccgtggataaatcacaaagaataagtttgacttcaaagaatccaaataattcaatgtctgctaaagtctatagtgaataacttgctccttactctaaacccttgcagacaatagtttctatcatcctctgatcttagatattctgagatattatcgtacctttcattataaatatcctccatatttctggagatatttttataactattcttatctgaaatcattaatcttttcgtgctatcagtattacatcatatagaaactgttaatttctatattctgtaaattttcaagcttaaaatatgaatgttattgtagtaatgatgggaactgatgcatgagttagtataatataatgacacttgatcaacgtgattatattacagtaagtcatgctgagtttctaaatgaaacgtgatgattcacagatcataacgtcatcatgtgccatgttacataactctttcatcctacttaactccgtaacaaatcaagaaaatgtattcttgatggttctatcttccgtgatgttgataaatttgaaaatcaaatcgtgctatcacgttccttcatgcttagaacattataatcattcgaaactctatatctataaattctggaccattattcgcttgacttgaagtcgggaagagaaaacaaaagcatagagctttgaaatataagggagaatataaagtccgataacaacacataaattacaaaccgtgtatatcaatgtttatcgcaacataaagacacgggagaattaaaaacattataatcccgagggcgaagtagaagaaagcagattcctctggtggaagttggaaaaggagaatgattgttgcgatagtaaggatgaggacaaggatcagaactggattaatcattttcagaatcttttggatgtatgaactaagaaagaaagtataagaatggtgagaataatggaaaggaatagcttaatttatactggaaatatcagacgtagtaatcggggcagatcaccgtatttaattaaagagatcttaatttccataaatcccgaagaatcagattttatagatcttcaagattttctttaaaccccttaaattccggaattcaaccaaggcaatgtcaaaagttaagacgcgccttattttctaaattcaaacctgactacgtcaaaagttaaaaacaaatctttgtttctcatttcatccttttgtgaatagcttcattcgcactcttcgaataattgaattatttttatccatattactcaatgatgataaaactcaagttatcaactcatattcgtcaggaaaacatatttattgttagctatgacgacctcactcaaatttcgggacgaaatttctttaacgggtaggtactgtgatgacccgggaatttccgaccaaatttaaacataatcttatatgattcgactcgataagcaaagtctattaaaccgaatctcattatgtttgaactatttcatgataacatttgacctttaactatttccgacgattcacgaacctttaattgtaactaagaatgtaaatataaataattatatataaaactaattatattagtattaatgaactattaagtaattttgttattataaaagataacatttaataactaaagattttcattttgaatatatatagtatattgtatataaatgattcaaacatattttaccaacgttatcaaaatattaaatgtacaatgttatactttgtagttaattgtttaatatacataattaatcatctactcaacatttaaaacatgattttatatatatggtagtatacatatatacataaatataactatatatatatgattttatacataattattatattatgtatatgtagaaatttataatatatctatgatgaaataatgtactattttaataaatatatataatacttacatatataaaacatttatatttttcataattacatacataagtataatataattagtatgtaaataaatattataatatatttatattaaaatgcataaatatataatattcagtatatgttacaatacatattacataattattaaatattacataataatagatgatattaataaattaaatttaaatacaaatatagttgttgtagtaatgttatttgtatcgtcaaatatcaatatttgtattcataatatcactttatatcatataaagatgaaattggatgtataaattagattattattactaatattattattatcgataaaatattaatattatcataattagtatggtattattattattattattattattattattattattattattattattattattattattattattatcatttttacaattattattatcattaatattatatttatcattattattaattttattaatattattagatattaatagtattgttattatatattattattattaattaaaaaaaacagtagggatctatattatacgcttgacctctgtatcctttatctctattattattattattatttttgtttctttcctgctccaaactcgtgaacctgtgttgacattttctccattttttatcaaccgatctctattattacaaaatgattatgtataattgcaaatcaaataaaaaggaaatccaatgggattaaagagcacagcgatattttttttttcttcttctctgcacgctccaattttttttttctcttaattcaatttcgaataaagtttcaaaatctaaaaatgcagaaaggttagaaatctttctttgaatctatctgcaaaatctcaactctcaaatctttatatcgatcttgaattttgaagtcaaagtttagtttaaaaaaagtcaacaattgttcttgagacaaattcgcgttcgtgtatatgtttctgatcaaattgacgattccagtagtttttatacatgtttagaaaactatttcgtgttataaacattatctataatgttatctattacgaaatcaattttttttgttttgttccaagaaccgacgctgcagtaggcctttagtgttttttttttttattttagaacccaaattattttttttctgtaatgttttgaagctttaaaaggaacactgattttttttttttttttttttttggttattgatgttttgttgaatccgtgagacttgtggagaagaagaggaatagaagaaaaacagtttatatataaaatttaaattcgatattagtacagagaatcagaattggtgggatggtcgagagtgtttgcgtgtgagcatgtggtcacgagatcgagtccagaggacggtagtttcttttttttttttgaaactcttttcatgtgaggtagttttcttttctaattttattattgttattatatattaattattattagta comes from Rutidosis leptorrhynchoides isolate AG116_Rl617_1_P2 chromosome 4, CSIRO_AGI_Rlap_v1, whole genome shotgun sequence and encodes:
- the LOC139840631 gene encoding uncharacterized protein, which codes for MGRDLLGMDGAHMKPPATGHILTAVGLDSNNSIYPVAYAIVEQENYNSWSWFLECLGDDLGLTRQSNFTFISDRQKGLLQAVARMYPCAEHRFCLRHIHENMKTKGFRGAAYKQLLWKCASATTVPYFEKAMLELKGFNVAAHTYLGKIPPSCWAKSHFSGRAKSDVLLNNMCEVLNRWLLDARDKPIITALEYVREYLMKRIVTGINKVAKCNGPLTPSATKLFESIKKDAHLCRVLWSGSNLYQVNGLHGEQCVVDIGERRCACRKWEITGIPCKHAVACFWNMATNSQDVGPLERWFDPIYYLDTWNRAYCFTINPLNDRSLWPKSSISLPLLPPLFTPSVGRLKKNRIKGFEERESLNNGGKLSRKGKSIKCGTCGIYGHNKRGCPSGSKNVAGGSQMWKVVVKPSQI